Proteins encoded in a region of the Xiphophorus couchianus chromosome 11, X_couchianus-1.0, whole genome shotgun sequence genome:
- the rsf1b.1 gene encoding remodeling and spacing factor 1 isoform X2, with translation MAASAATASSPPGLCPNYAVVCSFLERYGALLDLPELTFPQLERYLQDTSSVPKLLVDLHVKLLRKIGKSVSADRWEKYLVKICQEFNTTWAWELEQNGYKELSMECKTDILKYLCEIQFDENVKFKTAINDEDPDKMRLQPIGRDKDGQMYWFQLDQDDNVRVYVEEQDDLDSASWKCIVRTRNDLAEVVALLKTQIDPELLKRDLELKSKTEGETDKDKGDTKGTDDTSDEDLKDKNEGTENLEVKPEAKLSLNGVIEAKLEPELVSETISAKAQSIKEEPMEAADSKLLPTDPTPPCAAVKGEEVKKSGSEEIQQTLKNDQQAKIPLKKRGMKFSEDFGEKNGTIMSQNPSVPESNPEQKVQRIKDQVNGEVLPPVDGEPEKQRSKDKPTENLPAGGNKSLRDDSTRTEEKKTKNRETYKPPQESTLACEDGDKSSNQEEEEKMDKSEPAEVKVRETDKANPDLTSAESEGKSSCVKMDTSESKKELSGGESDSSEAKDMKESIKTKDVDLAEEVSAEKDQAKDPVEKDQTIKDPVEKDQTIKDPLEKDQTIKDPVEKDQTIKDPLEKDQTIKDPVEKDQTIKDPVEKDQTIKDPLEKDQTIKDPVEKDQTIKDPVEKDQTIKDPLEKDQTIKDPVEKDQTIKDPVEKDQTIKDPLEKDQTIKDPVEKDQTIKDPVEKDQTIKDPVEKDQTIKDPLEKDQTIKDPVEKDQTIKDPVEKDQTIKDPLEKDQTIKDPLEKDQTIKDPLEKDQTIKDLSEKVLVTKVSAEEDPTEKDSATKDSMEKDPVAKDPTIKELTTKDPPKKDTMTNDPVEKHQTKNFSAEKDPVANNPLIKDSMAKHPAEKVSAEKDAVEEDLTKVSAEKDPTKKDLTTKDSVEKDLVTKVPVEKDPAEKDSTKNVVSKDPTIKDLMAKNPVEMESAKTDQTTKTSAEKGPVAKDLTKDPTIKDHAERDSTKKDSVEIESATKDVLKKVSAEKEPAEKDPDAMKTDPVAKDLSEKDSTIEDPTVKDPSDKDPAQKSAEPKATIIQCADAKTDKPIITDISGERTEAPHVNKDKSESCATSRKSDDVEEVSSENQQDVKKDSNCKDGTICDSRPTGEESGDENNRTKMQTDEKNSKQKPCKQTDKPSSPAEKKKSPKETESKRKEEKVSLTAKDPPSENKKEISPDKGKEEDSQKSEITDEEAQKQNKTESSPTNSSKESESSKETEEKQTKGAAGDAPADCGRKPEQVRNGDGGSPPQGGARRRNKPPALRRRAELQREDRHGDSESDTNTGRCLRRSPRISRPTQKAVEVQEKKMEKPPPTTLPQDRDEDQDKKEEEEEEKADVKTVQKKPKEKKADQEGQPKPKGRKRRRTRWSNTRTRRKRKNSDDEDENSEESSSEEEESEEEDDSDEDYKVERNRKRRNRNRERRSSDSSTSSDDDLPPNDDPCKHCGLPNHPELILLCDSCDSGYHTACLRPPLMVIPDGEWFCPPCQHKQLCDKLEEQLQNLDASLKKKERAERRKERLIYVGISVENIITPSVEVEQEKPEIVIKEKKEAKRSKSWGRRSTRAKKTISYRFDEFDEAIEEAIEEDIKEAEGGGAGRGKDMANITGHRGKDISTILQAQEGKENGRPPRPNAAQRRKKRRRLNDLDSDSTVDEEESEEEFCLSESSEEEFVVSDNETEPETEAESNGSDRGGRRHASSWSRRPQKRRQSSRKRRRPKWYSDDEEDETDDEVEEDDIETERSSDYSDSDLDMSRRRSRRSHKKEVNYCETSGSEGSQAGTNRAKMKPRRCQESSDSDASFSRDSEDESKDLKVKRRVDSSEEDSRRRRLALKRRRASRDSDSDSDSDSDDSSEEDRPIRKRVNRIDSDDDDEEEEQQQEEKPKETKVEEEEKEDSKGTNSLDRRPAEKQPANGQSETKNLDGVAAPHLETPKTVSSTPAAAPNGLAGQEMAAQDEDEDDLLGVTDLVDYVCNNEQL, from the exons TTCCAAAGCTGCTGGTTGATCTTCACGTCAAGTTGCTGAGGAAGATTGGGAAGTCGGTTTCTGCAGACAGATGGGAGAAATACCTCGTCAAG ataTGCCAGGAGTTCAACACAACCTGGGCGTGGGAACTGGAGCAGAACGGATACAAGGAGCTGTCCATGGAGTGCAAGACGGACATCCTGAAG TATTTATGCGAGATCCAGTTTGACGAGAACGTGAAGTTCAAAACCGCCATCAACGATGAAGATCCGGACAAAATGCGGCTGCAGCCGATTGGCCGGGACAAGGACGGGCAGATGTACTGGTTCCAGCTGGACCAGGACGACAACGTGCGGGTTTACGTGGAGGAGCAGGACGACCTGGACAGCGCGTCGTGGAAATGCATCGTCAG AACCAGAAATGACCTGGCTGAAGTTGTCGCTCTCCTAAAGACACAAATCGACCCCGAGCTGCTGAAGAGAGACCTGgaactgaaaagtaaaacagagGGGGAGACGGACAAAGACAAAG gCGACACAAAAGGGACTGACGATACGTCGGATGAAGacctgaaagacaaaaatgaaggGACAGAAAACTTGGAGGTGAAACCAGAAGCCAAACTGTCACTAAACGGCGTCATCGAAGCTAAACTGGAGCCAGAACTCGTTTCAGAAACCATCAGCGCGAAGGCTCAAAGCATCAAAGAAGAGCCGATGGAGGCGGCGGACTCCAAACTGCTTCCGACCGACCCGACGCCGCCCTGTGCCGCCGTAAAGGGAGAGGAGGTGAAGAAGAGCGGCTCGGAGGAGATCCAGCAAACCCTAAAAAATGACCAGCAGGCCAAAATCCCACTGAAGAAACGGGGAATGAAGTTCAGCGAGGACTTTGGTGAGAAAAACGGCACCATCATGTCACAAAATCCGTCTGTTCCTGAGTCAAATCCGGAGcagaaagtccagagaataaAAGATCAGGTGAACGGTGAAGTTCTGCCTCCAGTGGACGGAGAACCCGAGAAACAGAGGAGTAAAGACAAACCCACAGAAAACCTTCCTGCTGGCGGCAATAAATCACTCCGGGACGATTCGACaagaacagaagagaagaaaacaaaaaacagagaaacatacAAACCTCCCCAAGAATCAACGCTGGCGTGTGAAGATGGGGACAAATCATCCAatcaggaagaggaggagaaaatggaCAAATCCGAACCAGCAGAGGTCAAAGTGAGAGAAACAGATAAAGCAAATCCTGATCTTACATCTGCAGAGTCGGAGGGAAAGTCATCCTGCGTGAAAATGGACACATCCGAGTCGAAAAAAGAGTTGAGTGGTGGCGAGTCGGATTCATCTGAAGCGAAAGACATGAAGGAAAGCATCAAAACTAAAGATGTGGATCTTGCAGAGGAAGTTTCTGCAGAGAAAGATCAGGCAAAAGATCCCGTAGAGAAAGATCAGACGATAAAAGATCCTGTAGAGAAAGATCAGACGATAAAAGATCCTCTAGAGAAAGATCAGACGATAAAAGATCCTGTAGAGAAAGATCAGACGATAAAAGATCCTCTAGAGAAAGATCAGACGATAAAAGATCCTGTAGAGAAAGATCAGACGATAAAAGATCCTGTAGAGAAAGATCAGACGATAAAAGATCCTCTAGAGAAAGATCAGACGATAAAAGATCCTGTAGAGAAAGATCAGACGATAAAAGATCCTGTAGAGAAAGATCAGACGATAAAAGATCCTCTAGAGAAAGATCAGACGATAAAAGATCCTGTAGAGAAAGATCAGACGATAAAAGATCCTGTAGAGAAAGATCAGACGATAAAAGATCCTCTAGAGAAAGATCAGACGATAAAAGATCCCGTAGAGAAAGATCAGACGATAAAAGATCCTGTAGAGAAAGATCAGACGATAAAAGATCCTGTAGAGAAAGATCAGACGATAAAAGATCCTCTAGAGAAAGATCAGACGATAAAAGATCCCGTAGAGAAAGATCAGACGATAAAAGATCCCGTAGAGAAAGATCAGACGATAAAAGATCCTCTAGAGAAAGATCAGACGATAAAAGATCCTCTAGAGAAAGATCAGACGATAAAAGATCCTCTAGAGAAAGATCAGACGATAAAAG ATCTGTCAGAAAAAGTTCTGGTGACAAAAGTTTCTGCAGAGGAGGATCCTACAGAGAAAGACTCTGCAACGAAAGATTCAATGGAAAAAGATCCTGTGGCAAAAGATCCAACAATAAAGGAGCTAACGACAAAGGATCCGCCAAAGAAAGATACAATGACAAATGATCCTGTAGAGAAACATCAGACAAAAAACTTCTCTGCAGAGAAAGATCCTGTGGCGAACAATCCGTTGATAAAAGATTCAATGGCAAAACATCCTGCAGAGaaagtttctgcagaaaaagaTGCTGTAGAGGAAGATTTGACAAAAGTTTCTGCAGAGAAAGATCCTACAAAGAAAGATTTGACGACAAAAGATTCTGTTGAGAAAGATCTGGTGACAAAAGTTCCAGTGGAGAAAGATCCTGCAGAGAAGGACTCGACAAAAAATGTTGTGTCAAAAGATCCaacaataaaagatttaatggcAAAAAATCCTGTAGAGATGGAGTCTGCAAAGACGGATCAGACGACAAAAACGTCTGCAGAAAAGGGCCCTGTGGCGAAAGATTTGACAAAAGATCCAACAATAAAAGATCATGCAGAGAGAgattcaacaaaaaaagattctgTAGAAATAGAGTCTGCAACGAAGGATGTGCTGAAAAAAGTTTCTGCGGAGAAAGAGCCTGCAGAGAAGGATCCTGATGCAATGAAAACAGATCCTGTAGCGAAAGATCTGTCGGAGAAGGATTCAACAATAGAAGATCCTACGGTAAAGGATCCTTCAGATAAAGATCCTGCGCAGAAATCTGCTGAACCTAAAGCTACAATAATTCAGTGTGCGGatgcaaaaacagacaaaccaaTAATCACTGACATATCAGGAGAGAGAACAGAAGCACCTCATGTAAACAAGGACAAATCAGAGTCATGTGCAACCAGCAGGAAGAGCGACGACGTCGAAGAGGTGAGTTCAGAAAATCAGCAGGACGTAAAGAAAGATTCAAACTGCAAAGATGGTACGATATGCGACTCCAGGCCGACAGGAGAAGAATCGGGTGATGAAAACAATCGGACGAAGATGCAAACCGACGAGAAAAACTCCAAACAGAAACCCTGCAAACAGACAGATAAACCATCCAGTCCTGCCGAGAAGAAAAAATCCCCCAAAGAAACAGAATCTAAACGGAAAGAGGAGAAAGTGTCGTTGACAGCCAAGGACCCACCatcagaaaataagaaagaaatttCACCTGACAAAGGAAAGGAAGAGGACTcccaaaaaagtgaaataacgGATGAAGAAGctcagaagcaaaacaaaactgagtCGAGTCCAACAAATTCAAGCAAAGAATCCGAGTCGTCAAAAGAAAcggaggaaaaacaaaccaaaggagCAGCCGGTGACGCGCCTGCAGACTGCGGCAGGAAACCAGAACAGGTGCGGAACGGCGACGGAGGCTCTCCGCCACAAGGGGGCGCACGCCGACGAAACAAGCCACCGGCGCTCAGGAGGAGAGCCGAGCTGCAGAGGGAGGATCGCCACGGCGACTCGGAGTCGGACACAAACACGGGGCGGTGTCTGAGGCGGTCGCCGAGGATCTCCAGGCCAACGCAGAAGGCTGTGGAGGTTCAGGAGAAGAAGATGGAGAAACCCCCGCCCACTACTCTTCCTCAGGACCGTGATGAAGACCAAGAcaagaaagaagaggaggaagaggaaaaagcGGATGTGAAGACTGTTCAAAAGAAACCCAAAGAGAAAAAGGCTGATCAGGAGGGCCAGCCAAAACCCAAA gggAGAAAAAGACGGAGAACTCGGTGGTCCAACACTCGAACGCgcaggaaaaggaaaaactccGACGACGAGGACGAGAACAGCGAGGAGTCATCGAGCGAAGAGGAGGAGAGCGAGGAGGAGGACGACAGCGATGAAGACTACAAGGTCGAGCGAAACCGGAAGAGGAGGAACCGGAACCGGGAGAGGCGGAGCTCGGACTCTTCCACGTCTTCCGACGACGATCTACCTCCAAACGACGACCCCTGCAAACACTGTGGTCTTCCAAATCACCCTGAGCTG ATCTTGCTGTGCGACTCGTGTGACAGCGGCTACCACACCGCCTGCCTGCGGCCGCCTCTCATGGTCATCCCGGACGGAGAATGGTTCTGCCCGCCCTGTCAGCAC AAGCAGCTCTGCGACAAActggaggagcagctgcagaaccTCGACGCCTCGTTGAAGAAGAAGGAGCGGGCCGAGAGGAG GAAGGAACGGCTGATTTATGTGGGGATCAGCGTTGAGAACATCATCACGCCTTCT GTGGAGGTGGAGCAAGAAAAACCTGAGATCGTCATCAAGGAGAAGAAAGAAGCAAAGCGGAGTAAGAGCTGGGGCCGCAGATCGACGAGGGCCAAGAAAACCATCAGCTACAG ATTTGATGAATTTGACGAAGCAATCGAGGAGGCCATTGAGGAAGACATCAAAGAAGCAGAAGGCGGAG GAGCCGGTCGGGGTAAGGACATGGCCAACATCACGGGCCACAGAGGCAAGGACATCTCCACCATCCTGCAGGCGCAGGAAGGGAAGGAGAACGGCCGTCCGCCGCGACCCAACGCCGCCCAGCGCAGGAAGAAGCGCCGGCGACTCAACGACCTGGACAGCGACAGCACCGTGGACGAAGAGGAGAGCGAGGAAGAGTTTTGCCTCAGCGAAAG CTCGGAGGAAGAGTTTGTCGTGTCCGACAACGAGACGGAGCCGGAAACGGAGGCGGAGTCGAACGGCAGCGACCGCGGCGGGCGGCGCCACGCGTCGTCGTGGAGCAGGAGGCCGCAGAAACGCAGGCAGAGctccaggaagaggaggagaccCAAGTGGTACTCAGATGATGAAGAGGACGAGACAGATGATGAAGTGGAGGAGGACGACATTG AGACGGAACGGTCGAGTGACTACAGCGACAGCGACCTGGACATGAGTCGGCGGCGGTCCCGGCGGAGCCACAAGAAGGAGGTGAACTACTGCGAGACGTCGGGGTCCGAAGGCTCTCAGGCCGGAACCAACCGGGCCAAGATGAAACCCAGGCGGTGCCAGGAGAGCTCCGACAGCGACG cGAGTTTCTCCAGAGACTCTGAAGACGAGTCGAAGGACCTGAAGGTGAAGCGAAGAGTCGATTCCTCAGAAGAAGACTCCCGGCGCAGGCGGCTGGCGCTGAAACGCAGGCGAGCGTCTCGAGACTCGGACTCAGACTCGGACTCTGACTCAGACGACTCTTCAGAGGAGGATCGGCCCATACGAAAGCGGGTGAACCGCATCGACTCGGATGACgacgacgaggaggaggagcagcagcaggaggaaaagcCGAAGGAGACgaaggtggaggaggaagagaaggaagaTTCAAAGGGAACAAACTCGTTGGACCGCCGCCCGGCGGAGAAGCAGCCTGCAAACGGACAGAGCGAGACGAAGAACTTGGACGGCGTCGCCGCTCCACACCTGGAGACGCCTAAAACTGTGAGTTCCACACCAGCCGCCGCCCCAAACGGACTGGCAGGACAGGAAATGGCGGCGCAGGACGAGGACGAGGACGACCTGTTAGGAGTCACAGACTTGGTGGACTACGTCTGCAATAATGAACAATTgtaa